The following is a genomic window from Bacteroidota bacterium.
CGGCGGACTGATGTTCGTGGGTTCACAGGCGTGGGAGTGGACGAATTTTATCATTGGTTCGGAGAATGGCGCGATCCTTTATCAGAATCACATTTACACGTACCAGTTCAATGATAAAACGCACGAGTCGAATACGAAGATACTGCACTTCAAAGGCGCTGATCTTTCTGAAACCGAATCGGCGTATATCATTTCTCACGGAGAAGTTTTTCACGGCGCCAATCTTCAGCATAATGAATATGGCCATACCGGTTTTGCAGATTTCTTTTTCTTCATCACCGGCTTCCACGGCTTCCACGTTTTTTCGGGAGTGTGTATCAATATCGTGATCTTCATTATGGCATTGCAGGGAGTAATGGAACGACGGGGCCATTATGAAATGGTGGAAAAAGTGGGACTCTACTGGCACTTTGTCGATCTCGTGTGGGTATTCGTGTTCACCTTCTTCTACCTCCTCTGATCTTACCCGTAAAAAAACTATCAACGCTTAAAAAGAAAATAATATGTCAGAATTCCACGATCCGTTTCCGAATTATGAAATGCTCGCTCACCATTCTGAAGAGCATGGGAAAAAAGCAAGACGCAAACTCTGGAATGTATTCTGGTTGCTGCTTGTTGTAACACTCATCGAAGTATTCGTTGGAGTGAAAGCGCACGAGTGGGGACTTCCTCATTTATTCCTGAAATTCTTTTTCATCGGTTTCACCGTTGTGAAAGCATTCTACATTGTTTACAGTTTCATGCATCTTGGTGATGAAGTGCGCTGGGCAAAATGGATGATCATTGCGCCTTTTAGCGGTTTTATTCTTTATCTCATTGTGATGCTGGTTATGGGCGAAGGAAATTATGCAAGAGAACACCGGCTCGATCCGCCGGCGAATACAGAACAGGTTCCGAATAAATAATGAAATCGAGAGCAATACTTTTCACTGTTCTCCTTCTGCCAACGATCGTTTACATTTATTTTGCGCTCGGAGTTCCCAAAACTTTCCGGGCGCCTTTTTTTGGCCCGCGCCATTCGATCATAGTGAAGGATAAGAATGGGAATGATAAAACGGATACTTCTTATTTCGCGATCCCGTCTTTTACCTGCCATACGGTAGGAAATACAATTTTCAATACAGAAAAATTATCCGGCCACCTGTACGTTGCTGTTTTTGTAAACCCTGATTCTCTTACTACACTTCTTCCTTCTCTCGCAGAAGATCTCCACCTCAATCGTGAAAAATATAAATACGCACGTTTTGTTTTTTTCTACCCCGGCGATTCACTCGGAAATGTTACTCCTTCCTGTCCTGATTTCGGAAAGGATCTGAAACTGAATGAAGATTCTGCGATCTCGCTTTATCTTTCGCCGGCAACATTCGATTCGCTTCACGCGAAATATTATTTTGTTCCCGATCCTTCGCGCAAAAAAGATCCATGGCAAACGTGGAGTGATGCCATACTCATCGATCACAAAGGAAGGATACGCGGCTATTATAATATCAGGATGGCATCTGAACTGAAAAAACTGAAAGAGGATGTCCCTTTTATTAATTTCCGTGATGAAGCAGCGGAGACGATCGACAACAGTACCATCGAGAAAAGATAAGAATCATGCGTTACGGAATTATTTTTTTCATTTTCTTTTTTTCCTGCTCAACGGGTGGAGATCAGAAAAAACCGGTAGCCGATACTGTAGGAAATATTTCTTCCGGTTCACAGCGGCTCATGCTGTATTACCCGACCGATTCTACGGATAAGAATGGGAATAAAACATATCACACCATTCCCGGCGTCCAATTGATCCAGCAGAACGGAAAACTATTTTCCACCAATTCTTTGAATGGAAAAATTGTCGTGAGCGATTTTTTCTTTGCGAATTGTAAAGGCCCGTGCCCGCGCATGACGAGCCAGCTTGCGCGCGTGCAAAGTGCATTCGCAGGAAATCCCGATGTGAAAATTATTTCCTACACCGTGGATCCCGATCGTGATACCGCGGCTGCATTACTGGAATATGCAAAACGTTTCAACGCCGACAGCTCACAATGGAAATTCGTAACAGGCCCGAAAAAAAAATTATACGATCTTGCCCGCTATGGATTTTATATGAGTGTCGATTCGGGAGATGGCGGACCGGATGATTTCATTCACAGCGACCAGGTCATTCTTGTTGATCGCAATGCGCACATCCGCGGTTACTACTCAGGAACTGACTCTGTATCGATCGATACTATGATCTCGGATATAAAAACATTATTAAAACAACAATGAACTCTATTGTACGAACTACGAAATTCACGAATTACGTAATACGAATCGACGAAAAAATCGAAAATGGAATAGTAAAACAAGATTCATACCTGTTTTATTCGATTCGCTTTTTGGTACTTCGTACTTCGTCAATTTCGCAGTTCGTACAATACAAATAAAATTTTCAATGTCAGAAAAATCCATCTTCCGCATCGTAATGACAATTTCCATCGTGGTATTTGCCGCAGTGGTAGTGCTCAATAAAAAAATACTTCCTGTTCCGGAAGTGATCCCGTCTTTCGT
Proteins encoded in this region:
- a CDS encoding cytochrome c oxidase subunit 3 gives rise to the protein MEVAHEETKNSGWGGATSPLGISYGKMFMWFFLISDALTFSGFLCSYGFFRHRFAGEWPIPGHVFHHFPFLEGHHLPLMYVGLMTFILIMSSVTMVLAVEAGHRNDKKKVLVWMFLTIIGGLMFVGSQAWEWTNFIIGSENGAILYQNHIYTYQFNDKTHESNTKILHFKGADLSETESAYIISHGEVFHGANLQHNEYGHTGFADFFFFITGFHGFHVFSGVCINIVIFIMALQGVMERRGHYEMVEKVGLYWHFVDLVWVFVFTFFYLL
- a CDS encoding cytochrome C oxidase subunit IV family protein produces the protein MSEFHDPFPNYEMLAHHSEEHGKKARRKLWNVFWLLLVVTLIEVFVGVKAHEWGLPHLFLKFFFIGFTVVKAFYIVYSFMHLGDEVRWAKWMIIAPFSGFILYLIVMLVMGEGNYAREHRLDPPANTEQVPNK
- a CDS encoding SCO family protein; its protein translation is MRYGIIFFIFFFSCSTGGDQKKPVADTVGNISSGSQRLMLYYPTDSTDKNGNKTYHTIPGVQLIQQNGKLFSTNSLNGKIVVSDFFFANCKGPCPRMTSQLARVQSAFAGNPDVKIISYTVDPDRDTAAALLEYAKRFNADSSQWKFVTGPKKKLYDLARYGFYMSVDSGDGGPDDFIHSDQVILVDRNAHIRGYYSGTDSVSIDTMISDIKTLLKQQ